In Candidatus Sodalis pierantonius str. SOPE, one DNA window encodes the following:
- a CDS encoding IS5-like element ISSoEn1 family transposase, whose translation MAKQKFKITNWPAYNNALRQRGDMTVWLDESAIAAWTESTPPEHRGRPLHYTDMAITTVLMIKRVFNLSLRALQGFVDAIFKLMGLSLRCPDYSLVSRRAKTVDISIKTPTRGEISHLVIDGTGLKVFGEGEWKVRQHGAERRRVWRKLHLAVDSATHEIICADLSLSGTTDAQALPGLINQTHRKIREASADSAYDTRYCHDALLRKKIKPLIPPRSGAQYWPARYHERNHAVANQHLSGNNDTWKKKVGYHRRSLAETAMFRFKTLLGGHLSLHDYDAQVGEAMAMVKALNRITLLGMPNSVRIM comes from the coding sequence ATGGCAAAGCAAAAGTTTAAAATCACCAATTGGCCCGCATACAACAATGCGCTCAGGCAGCGGGGGGACATGACAGTATGGCTTGATGAGTCTGCCATTGCTGCATGGACTGAGAGTACACCACCTGAACATCGTGGCCGGCCGCTTCATTACACCGATATGGCCATTACCACGGTTCTGATGATAAAGCGCGTGTTTAACCTTTCGCTCCGGGCGTTACAGGGTTTCGTTGACGCGATTTTTAAACTGATGGGGCTGTCGCTGCGCTGCCCAGATTACTCTCTGGTCAGCCGACGAGCAAAAACCGTCGACATCAGCATAAAAACGCCAACCCGCGGCGAAATCTCACACCTGGTCATCGATGGCACCGGCCTGAAAGTCTTCGGCGAAGGCGAATGGAAAGTCAGGCAGCATGGGGCTGAGAGGCGCAGAGTATGGCGCAAGCTTCATCTGGCAGTAGATAGCGCGACACATGAAATTATCTGTGCCGATTTATCGCTAAGTGGTACGACAGATGCGCAGGCGCTGCCCGGGCTGATTAACCAAACCCACCGGAAAATCAGGGAAGCGTCGGCTGACAGTGCTTACGATACGCGTTACTGTCATGATGCTCTGCTGAGGAAAAAAATAAAGCCGCTTATCCCACCGCGAAGTGGTGCGCAATATTGGCCAGCTCGATACCATGAGCGTAACCATGCGGTGGCAAATCAGCATCTGAGCGGCAATAACGATACCTGGAAAAAGAAAGTAGGTTATCACCGGCGTTCACTGGCTGAAACGGCCATGTTCCGGTTTAAAACACTTTTGGGTGGTCATCTGAGTCTGCATGACTATGACGCGCAGGTAGGTGAGGCAATGGCAATGGTTAAAGCACTTAACCGGATCACACTGTTAGGAATGCCAAACAGCGTCCGCATCATGTAA
- a CDS encoding flagellar hook-basal body complex protein FliE: protein MTTQAIHSVLAMMKVTAQQAAGTTITLSAPAVAGAGFISELNSSIKQINGMQINARRKAEKFELGVPGIALNDVMVEMGFVE, encoded by the coding sequence ATGACAACCCAGGCCATCCATTCCGTTTTGGCCATGATGAAGGTGACGGCACAACAGGCGGCGGGCACCACAATAACGCTCTCCGCACCGGCGGTAGCCGGTGCGGGCTTTATTAGTGAATTGAATAGCAGTATCAAACAGATTAACGGCATGCAAATAAATGCCCGGCGCAAGGCGGAGAAATTTGAATTAGGCGTGCCGGGAATCGCTTTGAATGATGTTATGGTGGAAATGGGCTTTGTTGAATAA